A window of the Penaeus monodon isolate SGIC_2016 chromosome 38, NSTDA_Pmon_1, whole genome shotgun sequence genome harbors these coding sequences:
- the LOC119596706 gene encoding uncharacterized protein LOC119596706: protein MPLEERTGLPSLRLCDRAKLRTEVGNVNEATKRIETHNITELNSLMYAVAYVTTERMGILKKRKERRTEEPFWKRRIKQSIETWRKDLSKIEAIRRGNMRLKQRERERLNRKYHLEKNGTLYVSDMLKQKIKTLDGKNRGGKEQLDPIEATTFWRKIWSEEVIHNEQASWLEQVEQEFSAIEVQEDINITMEDIRTGSRATGLRSYQDYHPRLQLHLQDCVRQGNVPEWMVKGRTVLIQKDPTKGTQANNYRPIACLPIMWKILTGIMGEKLYQHLEGNGLLADEQKGCRKGLRGTKDQLLVDKAILKNCWRRLTNLSWLG, encoded by the exons ATGCCTCTAGAAGAGAGAACAGGATTACCATCATTGAGACTGTGTGATAGAGCAAAACTGAGAACAGAGGTTGGAAATGTCAATGAAGCCACCAAGAGGATTGAAACTCACAACATTACAGAACTGAATTCTTTAATGTACGCAGTGGCATATGTTACCACAGAAAGAATGGGAAtattaaagaagaggaaagaaaggaggaccgAAGAACCATTCTGGAAGAGGAGGATTAAACAGAGTATTGAAACATGGAGAAAGGATCTCAGCAAGATCGAAGCAATCCGAAGAGGGAACATGAGattgaaacaaagagaaagagaacgattgAATAGAAAATACCACCTTGAGAAGAATGGCACTTTGTACGTTTCAGACATGTTGAAGCAGAAGATTAAG ACTCTGGATGGAAAgaatagaggagggaaagaacaACTTGACCCAATTGAAGCAACTACTTTCTGGAGAAAGATATGGTCAGAAGAGGTCATTCACAATGAGCAGGCTTCTTGGCTAGAGCAAGTTGAGCAGGAGTTCAGCGCAATAGAGGTGCAAGAAGATATCAACATCACCATGGAGGATATTAGAACGGGA TCCAGGGCTACTGGTTTAAGAAGCTACCAGGATTACCACCCTAGATTGCAACTACACCTGCAAGACTGTGTGCGCCAAGGAAATGTACCAGAGTGGATGGTCAAAGGAAGGACAGTGCTCATTCAGAAAGACCCAACGAAGGGCACCCAAGCTAACAACTACCGTCCTATCGCCTGCCTACCCATAATGTGGAAGATACTGACTGGAATCATGGGTGAGAAACTGTACCAGCACCTGGAGGGGAATGGACTACTAGCAGATGAGCAGAAAGGTTGCAGGAAAGGATTGCGAGGAACGAAAGATCAGTTGCTTGTAGACAAGGCAATTCTAAAGAACTGCTGGAGAAGGTTGACGAACTTGTCATGGCTTGGATAG